One window from the genome of Pecten maximus unplaced genomic scaffold, xPecMax1.1, whole genome shotgun sequence encodes:
- the LOC117319789 gene encoding probable RNA 2'-phosphotransferase, giving the protein MTSRLSRKMTTKKSKAVVKSLRHDRDAWRDRDTSFVPTSHILRHFRLTKAKLDELVFPANDRQRMVYSDNHNWIRATYGHSVNIRVSEIGRQIRNQEGLTYFVHGIKARDTDSVLKYGLDHTRCPYIEFTDSPDYVRAGAELVVHIDVRGFLQAGFRLYKIGPHVYATDCRVPPEFIKDVEYLVL; this is encoded by the coding sequence ATGACTTCCCGACTGAGCAGAAAAATGACTACCAAGAAGAGCAAAGCTGTTGTCAAGAGTCTACGACATGACCGCGACGCATGGCGAGACCGCGACACCTCCTTCGTGCCTACCAGTCACATCCTACGCCACTTCCGGCTAACCAAGGCCAAGTTGGATGAGCTGGTGTTTCCCGCTAACGACAGACAGCGAATGGTGTACTCCGACAATCACAACTGGATACGAGCCACCTACGGCCACAGCGTCAACATCCGGGTGTCAGAGATTGGGAGACAGATCCGCAACCAGGAGGGTCTCACGTACTTCGTCCACGGGATCAAGGCCAGAGACACAGACTCCGTCCTTAAGTATGGACTGGACCACACTCGCTGCCCGTACATCGAATTCACCGACTCCCCCGATTACGTCAGAGCTGGTGCGGAATTGGTGGTGCACATTGACGTCAGAGGATTCCTCCAGGCTGGGTTCCGCCTGTACAAGATCGGCCCCCACGTCTACGCCACAGATTGCAGAGTGCCACCGGAGTTCATCAAGGATGTAGAGTACCTTGTGCTCTGA